CCCCCGGGTGCCCTGCAGCCGCCGCTCCGGGGAGAGGTCCGCGTCCGCCACGACGAAGTTCCTGTCCATGGCATAATTGCGAATGGTCTGCAGGAGAAAGCTTTTGCCGCTGCCGTACCTGCCTGCGATAAAGCGGAAGGAGGCGCCGCCCTCCGCGATCAGGTCGACGTCGTGCAGCAGGGCGTCGATCTCCGTCTCCCGGCCGACCGTGATGTACGGCAGCCCGATCCGCGGCACCACGCCGCCTTTCAGGGAGTTGATGATGACGGTCGATATGCGTCTGGGTATTTTCATTTCCGGATCATTCCTCTCAATTCCTCTCTATAATCCTCGATCACTTCCGGCTTTTCCGCATCATAGCCGATCACTGTGTCTCCGAAGCGGTCGAACAGCTTTTCGTTGATGGAGTCGACCAGTACCGACGGCAGGAGACTCCTCTCCCGGGCGAAAGTCCCCCAGTCCCCGCCGTCCAGCAGACAGCCGAGAAAGCCGTATTCGGCGTCGGGAAGAAGCGCGGCCTCTTCAGCAGCCGCCGGACCCGTTTCCGGCGGCGGAGCGGAGGGCGGCGCAACTGCCGGACCGGCGGCCTCTTCCGGTTCTTCCACAATCAGCCGGTTCTGCGTCGCGAGCGCCGCCTCGCGGATGCGGGAAAGCCGGGAGAGGTCCAGCGTGATTTCGGACCGGGCGCTTTTCCGCTTCGCCTCAAGAAGCTTCCCGATTTCGGCATTGATGATGCTTTGGAACAGCCGGGTGGTCTTTTCCTCCTTCAATGCGGATTTGAAACCGTACTGAAGGCGCATGAGGGCGTCGATGCTCTTCAGCAGCGCCCCGATCTGCCGGAGTTTGTCCTTGTAGCGCAGAAACCGGTCGCAACTCCAGCCGCCGCCGCTGCAGCGGTATCGGTAAATATCGTTGATCTCGTAGACATACTCCCGCCGCCGGATGCGGTCGAAAAAGACGGCGGAACGGAACATATTGTAGCTCGTGCCGGTCTGAAGTTTGCCGAAAAATTTTTCGCAGAGGCTGTTCCGCCGGTTTTTGCCGTAATACTCCGACAGGGATGCGAACACGCCGGCGACCACGGTTTTCACATCGTCCGGATACTGCTTGAAAAATCCGGAGTTTTCAAGGCGGTAAGGCGAGAGGGAGACCAGGGCCGCAAACACCTCGTCCGTACTGTGCGAGCCGTAATTCATCAGCGTCAGGATCGCCCGGTCGGCCTCCGCATCCGGGCAGCCGTCCAGCAGGGATCTGTCGAGGTTGTAGTAAACGACGTAATCCCGGAGCCACAGCCTGGCGTAGCGGTTGATGGCCGAATCGATCTGCCCGTAAGCTTCGTGAAAACTTTTCAGCCTGCGGAAGCCCTCCTCGGGAGTGCCGGTTCCGATCTGGTTCAGCAGCTCATAGAGGTAGACGAAAGCGAACGAGAGCGAAGTTTTTTCGACGATGCCGCGCCGGACCCGGGTTCGCCAGGAGAAATAGCCGCGGAGCTGCCGGTCGTTCATGGCCTGATAGGTCGGGAAATAGCGGACGAACTCCCCGCCGAAGTCGAAGTCGTCCTCGAACTCCTCCATGAACTTGCCCTGCTTATAGAAGATGATCGCCTCGGAATTTTCGTAAATGCTGTAGCTCCGGGCGAGCTTCCGCATCTCCCGGTATTCCGGCGGGGTGGCGCCGGCGAGCAGGGCCGCCGTTCTCGGAATCGGCTCGTCCCGATAGATTCTGGATGTGACCGCGTCGCCGGACGCGCCTTCTTCGTACATACTTCCGCCCTCTTCCGGCCCCGAGGGAACTTCCCTGGATTCATTCGCCGGACCATGCTTCTAAAAGTAACCCGGGACCCGCACTCTTTCAAGTGCGGATCAGAGGTATTTTTGAAACTGCGGCAAAGTTCTCCGGTGTCCGGGCGCAGGGATTGCGGCGGGGTCGGACGCTCCGCCGCAATCCGTTAAGTTCATTCAGAACTCGACGGCGTTACGCCTTGATCATGACCAGCATCATTTTGAAGGCGGTAACGGCCGAGAGCGCGTGCGGAATGTTCGCGGGCATGATGATGCTCTCCCCGCTCTTCAGCAGATGCGGCTTCCCGGCAATGGCGATCTTCACCTCGCCGTCGAGCACGTTCACCAGCGCGTCAAAGGGAGCGGTGTGCTCACTGAGCCCCTGCCCTTCGGCAAACGCGAACAAAGTCACCGTGCCGCCGCCGCTCTCGACGATGGTGCGGCTGACGACCGCGCCTTCCGCATACGCAACCAGCCCGGCCGGAGAAAAAACCTCCGCCTTTCCGAACTTCGAACCATTGGCATTTGAACAACTCTCCATCTTCTCTCCTCCTCTGTTGCAAGCCGCCGGACCGGTGTTTCCGGCGGCGGCCGGTATCCATACCATACACCGCCGCGCGGAAAATGCAAACGGACCCGTTCCGCAGATACGCCTCCCCCGCCGGAAATCTCGCCCCCGCTCCGGCATGCACGCCGCCGCCGGAGAAATAAACCGCCGTTCCCGCCGGGCCGTCTCAGCGGGTCAGGTGGTATGCCATCACGCCGCCGGGAAAGCCGGCGGTATCCGCTCGAAACGCAAAACTGCCGTTCTGAAACGTTCCTTTGATTTCACCGAGTTCGGAACCGTCGGTTTTGAGTGCCGTTACCCGAAAGGGAACATTCGACTTGATTGCAACGGTCGCGGCGCCGCGGCGAAGCAGCATGGGCAAGTGTCCGTGGGCGCGATGCAGAGTGAACTCGGTATTGCCGAAATGAGCGGCGGTATTATCGAGGTTGGTCAGCTGCAGCAGCAGGATGCTTCTGCTTTCAGCCAGCGGCAAGTCGTCGAGCGATAAAGCGGCAACCGTCTGGAAAGTCGAAGCGTCGTAAACCCGCATTCGGTTCCCGGCAAGTTCGCCGCCGGGTAACGTCAGAGATTCGGAACGCGGAGTTGTCACTGCAAATGTTTTCGCCCCGGAATCCAGAGTGATCTGACCGGTTGAGCTGCGGGCAATGCCGTTTTTCACCGTCTTTTCCCAAAGTCCGCGGATGCGTCCGTTATGGGTCGAGCGGGGATTGAACGTTGCGGAAAAAGGCAGCCGGAACACTCCGCCGGGAAGCGGGGCATCACCGGCAGACGAACCGATTCGGGCGATCAGCCCGAGTTGAAGAAGAGCCGGAGTTTCCGAAAAACTGAGCATCCTGCCGGCATCGAAAAGATCGTCGGGAACAGCGATGGCGTATTTCTCCCTTGCCGCTTCGACGTCGCCGCGGCGGAACATCAGGACTGCGATACGGTCGGAAAGTTGTACCAATGGATCGTTCGCGGCGTCGAACATCGTCGGCGGATTGATTCCGACAACCGAATTCCGGCTGTGGCTCCACGCGAATCGGTAGAGCCCATCCCAATCCTGCAGCGCAGAATAAGCACCGATCAGCGGTCCGCCTTCCGCACGGTAGAGATTCGGCTTCACAAAATTGAACTCAGTTATAACAAAGGGCTTGCCGAAAATGCGGGCTGCCATCATTTCACGCGGCACCTGCGCTTTTCTGGCGATGGCGGACGTCTGCGAATAAGCATTCGGCAGCCGCCACGCCGCTTCGGGGAAGGTCGGATGGTCATGGTAACCGTGGGAATCCACCACGTCGAATTGATGCCGAAGCCGCACCAGATCAGCCTGCTCCGCTCCGTTGTTGAGGCTGGTCAGGAGTATTTTCGTTTTGATCTCATCGCGCAGGAAACGCAATTGTTCTTCCAGCGCCTTATTCTGAAGCTCATTCAGGAACTGCCGGAAGCGGCGGTCGTCTTTCCGGGCGGGAAACCCATTGTTCTTTGCCCATTGAGCATACTTTTCCCGGTAGAGCGGGGCGGCCGCCGACCAATTGAGGCTCAGCGGCTCTTCATTGACCAGGTTCAACATCCAGATCGCCGGATCCTCTTTCCAGCGGAAACCGGTATAGGGATTGCGGTGTTCCAGGAGATTGCGGCTGAATGCCTTCCAGTTATTCATAGCAGCCCGGCTGATCGGCAGCAACGCTTTCAGGCCGGCTCTTTCACAGAGCCGGAGTTCCGGAATATCGTCACCGGGTTTGAACGCGCGAGCGGAGTAGAGGTCAATGGTAGTATAGATTCCCTGTTTCGCCATCGCGAAAATGAGATAATCGAGCTTGTCGAGCCGGGCAGCGTCGAAGGTCACACTGTCCGGGGCTTCCGGATCAACGAGGAGGCCGTCGTAATGGTGAATGCGCAGACTGTTATAACCGAGTTTGCGGAAATCCGCGGCAAGCTTGTCCGCTTCCGCCTTTTCCAGATAACAGGCGGAAAAACAAATGTTGGCCCCGTAAAGGCGAATCCGTTTTCCCGGAGCCTTTTCAAAACCGAGCGTTCCGTCGGGACGGGCGATGATCGAGCCGTATCTGCCGGCGGGAGCCTCCGTATAGCGCGAGAAGTCGAGCGGGCTGCCCGCCACGATTTCCTTGGTGAATTCAAGCGGCAGCCACTCCTTTCCGGAGGCAAGCAGGACGTCGTTGTCCGCGCGGGAAAACCGGAACGGCCGGTCGGCAAGCGTGATGCCGGCAATCATCCACATGGCGTTAACGTGTTCCGGATTGAGCTGAAATTCAAGCCGGCGCGGATCGCTGCGCTTCAATGCAAAAGGAGCGGCGTAAAGTCCGACGGGCGCCGCCGGATTCTCGTGCTTCCAGGCAACTGCGGCGTTTTTGCGGGGAAACGGATTCCACCAGTTGCCGCTGTCGTCCGCAAGGGAAACCGGAATCTTCTGGAGTGAACCATCCGCGAAAGTCACATTCAAATATCCGAGCGGCTTACCGCCGGAAGGCGTCCAGGCGGAAGCATGCAGCAGGGTGACGGCACGGGCCTCGGTGTCTGACGGGAGTTCGACGGCAGCCCGGCGCTTCGCAACGGTGCGTCCCATCACAATGGCGGCCTTTCCTCCGTTTCGAGCGGGATCAATGATATTGAATGTGATGTTTTCAAGATGCACTTTGCGCTGCGTGAAGGAACGCAGGTCGTTGTTCGCCCCCTGATCACTCCAGCCGCCCCGGCCGTCGTCGGCAACGTCATCGGCAAAACCGAAATTCACAGCCTGCGAAATATCGACCGGCATGGACCGGATGGTTTCAACCGTGACGGCAAGGTCGATCCGGCTTTCGGAGAGTTTGCCGGAACCGGGGGTGCCGCAGAGCCGCAATGACAGCCGGTCGCCGCCGAATTTGCGGTTGTCCTGCACTTCGAGGGTGAAATTTCCCTTGAAACGCAGTGTAGTTCCTCCGGTGAGTACAACGGTCAGTTCTTTCGCCTCTTTGGCTCCGGCGATATACCGGTCGGTGAATTTTTCCGGCAAATCAAGCTTCCGGCCATCAACCGTCACGTCGAAAGGACCGTTGCCGGTCGGGAGGTCGAGCGAAGCGCAGAAAACGTTGATTGCCATCGGATGCGGGAATACGGCATTCACGGTAAACAGGAAACCGGACGGCTCCAGCGGAGTGATCGTTTCCGTAATCCGAATCGAATCTCCCCCGAACCACATCGTGCCGGACGCGCTTCCGCCCTGCCGTCCGATACGGGCGGCGTCCATCTCCCATTTTGCAGTCGCCCACTTGTCATTGAAACATCGGACACTCAACTCGGCGGGACCGAGTTTGAGAAAACCGTTGCTCTTCACCTGAACAACGGAAGGCAGTTCCGCCGCCGTCGCGGCGGCAGCCGCCGTGATTGCCAGAAGCAGTATCCAGAATTTTTTCATCCTGCTGATCAATCCTTAATTTCAGTTGATTATGAAATCTTTACCGTTTATATACTTCCCACACTTCTTCCCGGAAAAGCTCCGTGCTGTTTACCAGGGAAACATGGCAGTCAAAGAACAGTGCATTCGCTCTTTTGGAGTGAATGAAATGCACTCCCTCTCCAGTGAAATAGGAAGTTTCCGTTTTCCTTTTCCAGCTCCACCAAGCCAGATTCCACGGCGCTCCGGGCGGATTGGTCGACAGGTTCAGTGTTTCCGTGTGATGCAATTTTTGCGAAGGATTCACCACTTTGGGATAAAAGTGGACAAGCCAGTCCCTGGTACTCTCGCCCGGCAATCCCGTCCCGTTTTTGGCGTAAGTGTTCATATTGTAAAGGCCGTCGCCGCCTGCCGCAATCCCGATCTTCTCCGGACAGAGGCGGTTGAACGGTACTATTTCACGCTTCCCCCAGGCCAGCTTCCAGGGAGTTCCGCTTTCACGGACCGGGGAAATTCCGAAATACGGATAAAACCCGGCACATACGGAATACGAACTCCAAGACGGCATGTTAAACGGTACATCAAAGCCCCTGTTGTCGTCACTGTAAGCCATGTTCGCCATCCCGACCGACTTGAGGTTATTGGTACATTTGGTCGTCCGGGCCCTGCCGCGCGCCTGATTCAAGGCGGGAAGCAGCATGGCCGCCAGGATCGCAATAATACTTATCACAACCAGCAATTCGATAAGTGTGAAATTATTTGATAATGTCCCGAATTTTGTGAAGACAAAGATTGTTTCAAGCCATGAACTTTCTATTCATTTAAAATTGACCTCTGGATTTCCGGCAATAGTCAGCAGAAGATTCCCCAGGATTCTTTGAGGAAGAAGCGAGGGGAAATCCTTGTGAACTTGAAAAATAGAATTCCGTGTACTATTATGAGTCAGGGCAAATCAATGCTCATTGGCATACTATCCATTCTTTCACAAAATTTAGGACAAACACCCCATCATATACCAAACGGAACGTTATTCACAAAGCAGTTCATACGCGAAAACCAGATGTCCCGGATAACGCGTGGTATCGGCAATGAAGCTGCGGGAATCCCCCTGTTCGATCAGCGGAATTTCCGCAATACGGGTTCCGTCCAGATCAATCGCGTAGAGTTTTTTCGCCCGTTCCGGAAGGAGGAACGTTGACTGGGCGTGGCGCCCCAGTGGTTTACCCCCCACATAATTGGTAACCTGCGTCCGATCTGCGCTATCAAACGTCATGCCGCGCGCCAGAACATCGGAGATATGCATCAGCAGAACCTTCTGAGAATCCGCCAGCGGCTTTCCATCCATGGCGGCGGCTCCGGCCGTCACGAAAACATTCCCGTTGCGGACGGTCAGGAA
This window of the Victivallis lenta genome carries:
- a CDS encoding TerB N-terminal domain-containing protein; translation: MYEEGASGDAVTSRIYRDEPIPRTAALLAGATPPEYREMRKLARSYSIYENSEAIIFYKQGKFMEEFEDDFDFGGEFVRYFPTYQAMNDRQLRGYFSWRTRVRRGIVEKTSLSFAFVYLYELLNQIGTGTPEEGFRRLKSFHEAYGQIDSAINRYARLWLRDYVVYYNLDRSLLDGCPDAEADRAILTLMNYGSHSTDEVFAALVSLSPYRLENSGFFKQYPDDVKTVVAGVFASLSEYYGKNRRNSLCEKFFGKLQTGTSYNMFRSAVFFDRIRRREYVYEINDIYRYRCSGGGWSCDRFLRYKDKLRQIGALLKSIDALMRLQYGFKSALKEEKTTRLFQSIINAEIGKLLEAKRKSARSEITLDLSRLSRIREAALATQNRLIVEEPEEAAGPAVAPPSAPPPETGPAAAEEAALLPDAEYGFLGCLLDGGDWGTFARERSLLPSVLVDSINEKLFDRFGDTVIGYDAEKPEVIEDYREELRGMIRK
- a CDS encoding cupin domain-containing protein encodes the protein MESCSNANGSKFGKAEVFSPAGLVAYAEGAVVSRTIVESGGGTVTLFAFAEGQGLSEHTAPFDALVNVLDGEVKIAIAGKPHLLKSGESIIMPANIPHALSAVTAFKMMLVMIKA
- a CDS encoding type II secretion system protein — protein: MESSWLETIFVFTKFGTLSNNFTLIELLVVISIIAILAAMLLPALNQARGRARTTKCTNNLKSVGMANMAYSDDNRGFDVPFNMPSWSSYSVCAGFYPYFGISPVRESGTPWKLAWGKREIVPFNRLCPEKIGIAAGGDGLYNMNTYAKNGTGLPGESTRDWLVHFYPKVVNPSQKLHHTETLNLSTNPPGAPWNLAWWSWKRKTETSYFTGEGVHFIHSKRANALFFDCHVSLVNSTELFREEVWEVYKR